One genomic window of Desulfonatronum sp. SC1 includes the following:
- a CDS encoding glucoamylase family protein, with product MTLTKATLIEKAVQLRGRLRGVPGIQGNKDDEAPLRSELFSTSQMEEHGKILAGLHALGAEHVPERLLARLAKNERVLFEVRDLLTEVVQANRVIIPAGEWLLDNFYLIEEQVLVARKLLPKGYAKRLPRLKDGPSRGLPRVYDIALETIAHGDGRVDLESLSGFVAAYQTVTPLRLGELWAIPIMLRLALIENLRRIAARIAVNRADRDLAGQWADKILETAQNDQNNLILRVADMARSTPPMVSSFVAELARRLQGQGPALALPLAWVEQQLLESRLTIDQLVQSENQQQAADQLSISNSIAGLRVLSVIDWREFVEALSPVERILQGDPAGIHDRMHFNTRDQYRHVVEEIAKKGGFTEMEVARAAIELAGKGAAKADGDNRTGHVGFYLIDAGRTQLEGRVRPGSTVLDKLRGVGRRFPLLLYLGSILLLSGVFTAGLLAKTRADGLDGVLFWFVAAVFLLAVSQPAIALVNLVATRLAKPHGLPRMDFSKGIPPDSATLVVIPAMLSSPENVTDLINALEVRFLAGPEENLRFGLLTDFLDADQETVAGDAPLLLLAQQGIEALNERYKESGDAFFLFHRPRQWNPRERIWMGHERKRGKLAALNALLRSGRGGNLEQGLENGVGSRFSLIVGNLGVLRDVKYVITLDTDTDLPRDAAWQLVGAMAHPLNRPRYDADKGRIVSGYGILQPRVAVSLPGTNRSRYARMFGIDAGIDPYTGVVSDVYQDLFGEGSYIGKGIYDVDAFEQALRDRFPENQILSHDLIEGCHARSGLISDVQLFEEYPARYSEDVSRRIRWIRGDWQILRWLFPGVPGPKTKFTRNALSFLSRWKILDNLRRSLVPMALTLLLVFGWTVSASPWFWTAVVIGIVLVPALINCLMGFFNTKSHALMSHHLASAVQAIGGCLAQSIFTLLCLPYEAAANGAAILRTMWRMGVSGRGLLEWNPPGLAHGTGRTPSGTASGLATLGASYREMWVAPVTAMIVTGYLAQARTMQTIVSPGALPEALLVALPVLILWFVSPLIVWWISLPIRPRKVRLTDDQLVFLRKLSRKTWAFFEKFVGPEDHWLPPDNYQEAPREAVAHRTSPTNIGFAMLSNLSARDFGYITLGRFMDRTENTLGTMDGLSRHRGHFYNWYDTQTHTPLLPMFVSSVDSGNLAASLITLREGLLALPDQKLTGERLLDGIADTAMVLMDVASESMPAELTGFMQDLEFVRSSPPDASPSNASPPNASPPGKTLGHLKTCLGRLASSAQEVVLSFEDNPESEAAWWARALEQQCRDAFDELNVLTPWAGSSLSGQIANQIIDQIPSLKDIPTLRRLACLDDDVPILIEEMRRSSGTLEEKQWLDTFERLIMESSLRAGRSIARLEELAHRCQELARNMDFDFLYDDTRRLLAIGYNVSEGRRDGSFYDLLASEARLSSFVAIAQGQLPQESWFALGRLLTIAGGKSVLLSWSGSMFEYLMPLLVMPSYDQTILDQSCKAAVARQIDYGKQRGVPWGISESGYNMTDSQLNYQYKAFGVPGLGLKRGLAEDLVITPYASALALMVAPEAACRNLEDLSSRGFQGRYGFYEAIDYTPSHLPRGRTNAVVRSYMAHHQGMSLLALTHLLLDQPMQKRFEANPMFQATVLLLQERLPKATAYHSQISELSESRKASASLKEKPLRISTTPNTPIPEVQLLSNGRYHVMVTNAGGGYSRWKDLAVTRWREDGTRDNWGSFCYIRDMSSGVFWSTAHQPTLKPTERYEAIFSEGRVEFRRRDEDIDTHTEIAVSPEDDIELRRITITNRSNIRRTIEVTSYAEVVLASPASDAAHPAFSNLFVQTEIIRTQGAIIATRRPRFADEQPPWMFHAMAVHGADMGEMSYETDRSRFVGRGNTPAAPEAMHNMAPLSGGEGPVLDPIVAIRCQITLDPEASATVNIITGAAQSRDVCAGLVGKYRDRYLVDRVFELAWTHSQVLLQQINATEADAQLYGRLAASVLYANSGLRADSSVIMKNIRGQSSLWGYSISGDLPIVLLWIEDRENIQLVRQLVQAHAYWRLKGLDVDMVIINEDHAGYRQVLHDQIMGFIAAGVHGKRADRPGEVFVRNADQISEEDRIIFQALARVVIRDSRGTLADQLNRVGRDQPKIPALAQTRIFRPLPSTVAARPREDLLFFNGIGGFTPDGHEYVMTTSSEQVTPAPWVNVLANPDFGAIVSENGPTYTWSENAHEFRLTPWHNDPVVDSSGEAFYLRDEDRGHFWSPMPHPVKGASPYVTRHGFGYTVFEHTERGISSEVWVFVAMNAPVKFTVLKVRNRCGRSRRLSATGFVEWVLGDVRSKTGMHVSTEIDPDSGAILASNPYNTEFSRRVAFFNVDHATRTVSADRTEFIGRNKTLASPAAMTRSHLSGRVGAALDPCAAMHVVFDLEDGEDREIVFTLGAGQDEYDAARLARRYRNSVAARKELESVWRYWNHTLGAVQVETPDKSVDLLANGWLLYQTIACRLWGRSGFYQSGGAFGFRDQLQDSMALIHAEPALVRAHLLRCAGRQFSEGDVQHWWHPPTGRGVRTKCSDDYLWLPLAACRYVQSTGDTGVLGETIRFINGRQLGHQEESYYDLPVRTEETASLYEHCVRAIQRGLRFGEHGLPLIGTGDWNDGMNMVGHEGKGESVWLAFFLCEVLSRFTGIARLRGDLVFERQCRNEAARLGQNIERHGWDGAWYLRAFFDDGTPIGSAESPECRIDSIAQSWSVLSGMGDEERSRAAMEAVDKYLVRRDDNLIQLLDPPFDKSALNPGYIKGYVPGVRENGGQYTHAAIWTTMAFAALGDNRRAWELFAMINPINHGNSAEEVKTYKVEPYVVAADVYGVEPHTGRGGWTWYTGSAAWMYRLIMESLLGLRMEANTLTFEPCLPAQWDAFTIRYRFRKTNYRITVRQQRADEDEAATVTVDGVVQRELAVALVDDGHDHVVEVVLACR from the coding sequence ATGACGCTGACCAAGGCGACACTTATCGAGAAAGCAGTACAGCTCCGGGGGCGTTTGCGCGGGGTTCCCGGTATCCAGGGGAACAAAGACGACGAAGCGCCGTTGCGCTCCGAGTTGTTCAGTACTTCCCAGATGGAGGAGCACGGTAAAATCCTCGCGGGCCTGCATGCCTTGGGCGCGGAGCATGTTCCGGAGCGCCTGCTGGCAAGGCTTGCCAAGAACGAGAGGGTCCTTTTCGAGGTTCGCGATCTGCTGACTGAGGTGGTGCAGGCCAACCGCGTGATTATTCCGGCGGGGGAATGGCTGCTGGACAACTTTTATCTGATCGAGGAACAGGTTCTGGTGGCCAGGAAGCTGTTGCCCAAGGGCTACGCCAAGAGGCTTCCCCGGCTGAAGGACGGCCCGTCCAGAGGGCTTCCCCGGGTGTACGACATTGCCCTGGAGACCATCGCCCACGGCGACGGGCGGGTGGATCTGGAAAGCCTGAGCGGTTTTGTCGCCGCCTACCAGACGGTTACGCCGCTGCGTCTGGGAGAGTTGTGGGCCATTCCGATCATGCTCCGCCTGGCCCTGATCGAGAATCTGAGACGGATTGCCGCCCGAATTGCCGTGAACCGGGCCGACCGCGACCTGGCGGGTCAATGGGCCGACAAAATTCTGGAGACAGCCCAAAATGACCAGAATAATCTGATCCTCAGGGTTGCCGACATGGCCAGGTCGACTCCGCCCATGGTCAGTTCCTTTGTCGCGGAGCTGGCTCGTCGCCTCCAGGGCCAAGGTCCCGCGCTCGCACTGCCTCTGGCCTGGGTCGAGCAGCAACTCCTGGAATCCCGCCTGACCATTGATCAACTGGTGCAATCGGAGAACCAGCAGCAGGCGGCTGATCAACTTTCCATCAGCAACAGCATCGCCGGCCTGCGCGTTTTGAGCGTCATTGACTGGCGTGAATTCGTGGAGGCTCTGAGCCCTGTTGAACGCATCCTGCAAGGAGATCCGGCCGGAATCCATGACCGGATGCATTTCAACACCCGGGATCAATACCGGCACGTGGTGGAGGAGATCGCCAAGAAAGGCGGATTCACCGAAATGGAAGTGGCCCGTGCAGCCATCGAGCTGGCCGGAAAAGGCGCTGCCAAGGCGGACGGCGACAACCGGACCGGCCATGTCGGCTTCTACCTCATCGATGCCGGCCGGACCCAGCTCGAAGGCCGGGTCCGGCCCGGATCAACGGTCCTGGACAAGCTGCGTGGAGTTGGTCGCCGTTTTCCCCTGCTCCTGTATCTCGGCTCGATTCTGCTCCTCTCGGGGGTCTTTACCGCGGGTTTGCTGGCAAAGACCCGCGCGGACGGATTGGACGGCGTGCTGTTCTGGTTCGTGGCCGCCGTGTTCCTGCTGGCGGTCAGCCAACCGGCCATAGCGCTGGTCAACCTTGTCGCGACACGTCTTGCCAAACCGCATGGGCTGCCCCGCATGGATTTTTCCAAGGGGATTCCTCCCGATTCGGCCACGCTGGTCGTGATCCCGGCCATGCTTTCCAGTCCGGAGAATGTCACGGATCTGATCAATGCCCTGGAAGTCCGATTTCTGGCCGGACCGGAGGAGAACCTGCGCTTTGGCCTGCTGACCGACTTCCTGGACGCGGACCAGGAGACCGTCGCCGGGGATGCACCGTTGTTGCTGCTCGCCCAACAAGGCATCGAAGCGTTGAACGAGAGATACAAAGAGAGTGGCGACGCCTTCTTTCTTTTTCATCGGCCCCGGCAATGGAACCCTCGGGAACGAATCTGGATGGGCCATGAGCGGAAGCGGGGCAAGCTCGCGGCGTTGAATGCGTTGCTTCGAAGCGGCCGAGGCGGCAATTTGGAGCAGGGTTTGGAGAACGGCGTGGGGTCCCGCTTCTCGCTGATCGTCGGCAATCTCGGAGTATTGCGGGACGTGAAGTACGTCATCACCCTGGACACGGACACGGATCTTCCGCGGGATGCCGCATGGCAGCTCGTGGGCGCGATGGCCCATCCCTTGAACCGTCCCCGATACGACGCGGACAAGGGGCGCATCGTGTCCGGATACGGCATCCTGCAGCCCCGGGTGGCCGTCAGCCTGCCGGGAACGAACAGATCCCGGTATGCCCGCATGTTCGGGATCGACGCCGGCATTGATCCCTATACCGGGGTTGTCTCGGACGTCTATCAAGACCTTTTCGGCGAAGGATCGTACATCGGTAAGGGCATTTACGACGTTGACGCCTTCGAACAGGCGCTCCGGGATCGGTTTCCCGAGAACCAGATCCTCAGCCACGATCTCATCGAGGGATGCCATGCCCGGTCCGGGCTGATCAGCGACGTGCAGCTCTTCGAAGAGTATCCGGCGCGCTACAGCGAGGACGTAAGCCGCCGTATACGCTGGATTCGTGGGGATTGGCAGATTCTGCGCTGGCTGTTCCCGGGCGTTCCCGGCCCGAAGACGAAATTCACGAGAAATGCGCTCTCATTCCTGTCCAGATGGAAGATCCTGGACAATCTGCGGCGCAGCCTCGTGCCCATGGCCCTGACCCTTCTGCTCGTGTTCGGCTGGACCGTCTCGGCCTCGCCCTGGTTCTGGACCGCGGTGGTCATCGGCATCGTGCTGGTTCCGGCCCTGATCAACTGCCTGATGGGTTTTTTCAATACAAAAAGCCATGCCCTGATGAGCCATCACCTCGCCAGCGCGGTCCAGGCCATTGGCGGATGCCTTGCCCAGTCCATCTTCACGCTGCTCTGCCTGCCGTATGAGGCGGCCGCCAACGGTGCCGCCATCCTGCGAACCATGTGGCGGATGGGGGTATCCGGTCGGGGCCTTCTGGAATGGAACCCGCCGGGCCTGGCCCATGGGACGGGACGAACACCGTCAGGAACAGCGTCGGGCCTGGCAACTCTTGGCGCGTCGTATCGTGAGATGTGGGTCGCCCCGGTCACGGCCATGATCGTGACGGGGTATCTCGCTCAGGCCCGGACGATGCAGACAATAGTCTCGCCGGGAGCACTGCCGGAAGCACTTTTGGTTGCCTTGCCGGTGCTGATCCTCTGGTTCGTCTCTCCCCTGATTGTCTGGTGGATCAGTCTGCCCATCAGGCCCCGGAAAGTCCGGTTGACCGATGATCAGTTGGTCTTCCTGCGCAAGCTTTCCCGCAAGACCTGGGCCTTTTTCGAGAAATTCGTCGGCCCCGAAGACCACTGGCTGCCCCCGGACAATTATCAGGAAGCACCGCGCGAGGCGGTGGCCCACCGCACGTCGCCCACCAACATCGGGTTCGCGATGCTTTCGAATCTGTCGGCCCGGGACTTCGGCTACATCACCCTCGGGCGCTTCATGGATCGCACGGAGAACACCCTGGGCACCATGGATGGGCTGTCCCGGCATCGCGGGCACTTCTACAACTGGTACGACACCCAGACCCATACACCGCTCCTGCCCATGTTCGTTTCGTCGGTGGACAGCGGGAACCTGGCGGCAAGCCTGATAACCTTGCGGGAAGGCTTGCTCGCGCTTCCCGACCAGAAGCTCACGGGAGAACGACTGCTCGACGGAATCGCCGATACGGCCATGGTGCTCATGGATGTCGCGAGTGAGAGCATGCCCGCCGAGCTGACGGGGTTCATGCAAGACCTGGAGTTCGTTCGGTCTTCCCCGCCGGACGCGAGCCCGTCAAACGCGAGCCCGCCAAACGCGAGCCCGCCGGGCAAGACCCTTGGGCACCTGAAGACATGCCTCGGGCGGCTGGCCTCATCCGCCCAGGAGGTGGTCCTGAGCTTCGAAGACAACCCTGAGAGCGAAGCCGCGTGGTGGGCGCGGGCCCTTGAGCAACAATGCCGGGATGCGTTCGATGAGCTGAATGTGCTGACGCCCTGGGCCGGGTCGTCGCTTTCCGGGCAAATTGCCAATCAAATTATTGATCAAATCCCCTCTCTCAAGGATATCCCCACGCTGCGCCGACTGGCCTGCCTCGATGACGACGTGCCGATCCTGATCGAGGAGATGCGCCGAAGCAGCGGGACGCTGGAGGAAAAACAATGGCTCGACACGTTTGAACGGTTGATCATGGAGTCCAGTCTCCGTGCCGGGAGAAGCATCGCCCGCCTGGAAGAACTTGCGCACCGTTGCCAGGAACTGGCCCGGAACATGGATTTCGACTTCCTGTACGACGACACGCGTCGTCTCCTGGCCATCGGATACAACGTCAGCGAGGGGCGCAGGGATGGAAGCTTCTATGATCTGCTGGCCTCGGAAGCGCGGTTGAGCAGTTTCGTTGCCATTGCCCAGGGCCAACTTCCCCAGGAGAGCTGGTTCGCCCTGGGGCGGTTGCTGACCATTGCCGGAGGAAAGTCGGTTCTTCTTTCCTGGAGCGGCTCCATGTTTGAATATCTGATGCCGCTGCTGGTGATGCCCTCCTACGATCAGACGATTCTTGACCAAAGCTGCAAGGCGGCCGTGGCCAGGCAGATCGACTACGGCAAGCAACGCGGCGTTCCCTGGGGGATATCGGAATCCGGCTACAACATGACCGACAGTCAGCTCAACTATCAGTACAAGGCTTTTGGGGTGCCCGGTCTCGGTCTGAAACGCGGGCTGGCCGAGGATCTGGTCATCACCCCCTATGCTTCGGCATTGGCGCTCATGGTGGCGCCCGAGGCGGCCTGTCGCAATCTCGAGGATCTTTCGTCCCGTGGTTTTCAAGGCAGATACGGATTCTACGAGGCCATTGACTACACTCCCAGTCATCTGCCTCGCGGGCGGACCAACGCCGTGGTTCGATCCTACATGGCCCACCATCAGGGCATGAGCCTGCTCGCCCTGACGCATCTGCTGCTGGACCAACCCATGCAAAAACGGTTCGAGGCGAATCCCATGTTCCAGGCAACCGTGCTGCTGCTTCAGGAGCGACTGCCCAAGGCCACGGCATACCACTCGCAAATCTCGGAGCTTTCCGAGTCCCGGAAGGCCTCGGCTTCCCTGAAGGAGAAGCCGCTGCGCATTTCCACGACGCCGAATACGCCCATCCCCGAGGTGCAGCTCCTGTCCAACGGAAGATATCACGTCATGGTCACCAATGCAGGCGGCGGGTACAGCCGCTGGAAAGATCTGGCCGTGACCCGGTGGCGTGAGGACGGCACCCGCGATAACTGGGGGAGCTTCTGCTATATCCGGGACATGTCCAGCGGCGTCTTCTGGTCCACGGCGCACCAGCCGACGCTCAAGCCGACCGAGCGCTACGAAGCCATTTTTTCCGAAGGGCGGGTCGAGTTCCGCCGCAGGGACGAGGATATCGACACCCATACGGAGATCGCCGTTTCACCCGAGGACGACATCGAGCTGCGCCGGATCACCATTACCAATCGATCCAATATCCGCAGAACCATCGAAGTGACCAGCTATGCGGAAGTCGTTCTGGCATCGCCAGCGTCCGACGCGGCGCATCCAGCCTTCAGCAATCTCTTCGTCCAAACCGAGATCATCAGAACCCAGGGCGCGATCATCGCCACCCGGCGGCCCCGGTTCGCCGACGAGCAGCCGCCGTGGATGTTTCACGCCATGGCCGTCCACGGCGCGGACATGGGCGAGATGTCCTATGAGACCGACCGGTCGCGGTTTGTCGGTCGCGGGAACACCCCGGCCGCTCCCGAAGCCATGCACAACATGGCGCCCCTTTCGGGCGGCGAAGGGCCGGTCCTGGATCCCATCGTGGCCATTCGCTGTCAAATTACGCTGGACCCGGAAGCATCGGCAACCGTGAACATCATCACCGGCGCGGCGCAATCCCGTGATGTCTGCGCTGGCCTGGTGGGCAAATACCGGGACCGCTATCTTGTGGACCGCGTTTTTGAACTGGCTTGGACCCATAGCCAGGTGCTCCTGCAGCAGATCAACGCCACGGAAGCCGACGCGCAGCTCTACGGTCGGCTTGCGGCCTCGGTACTCTACGCCAATTCCGGGCTGCGCGCCGATTCCAGTGTGATCATGAAGAATATTCGGGGACAATCCAGCCTTTGGGGCTACTCCATCTCCGGCGATCTGCCCATTGTCCTGCTGTGGATCGAGGATCGGGAGAACATCCAGTTGGTCCGCCAGCTCGTCCAGGCCCATGCCTATTGGCGTCTCAAAGGACTGGACGTGGATATGGTGATCATCAATGAAGACCATGCCGGTTATCGGCAGGTTCTGCACGACCAGATCATGGGGTTTATCGCCGCCGGAGTGCATGGCAAGCGGGCGGATCGCCCGGGTGAGGTGTTCGTGCGCAACGCTGATCAAATTTCGGAGGAAGACCGGATCATCTTCCAGGCCCTGGCCCGGGTCGTCATTCGCGACAGCCGCGGAACGCTCGCGGATCAGCTGAACCGCGTCGGCCGTGATCAGCCGAAAATTCCAGCCCTGGCGCAGACCCGTATTTTTCGCCCCCTGCCGTCCACGGTCGCGGCCCGGCCGCGTGAGGATCTCCTGTTCTTCAATGGAATCGGAGGATTTACCCCGGATGGTCATGAGTACGTCATGACAACCAGTAGCGAGCAGGTCACCCCGGCACCGTGGGTTAATGTGCTGGCCAATCCGGATTTCGGAGCCATTGTCTCGGAAAACGGCCCAACCTACACCTGGAGCGAGAACGCCCACGAATTCCGCCTCACCCCATGGCACAATGATCCGGTCGTGGATTCAAGTGGAGAGGCCTTTTACCTGCGCGACGAGGATCGCGGCCATTTCTGGTCTCCCATGCCGCACCCCGTCAAAGGCGCTTCTCCCTACGTCACCCGGCATGGTTTCGGATACACCGTGTTCGAACATACGGAGCGCGGCATCTCTTCGGAAGTCTGGGTGTTCGTGGCCATGAACGCTCCGGTCAAGTTCACGGTGCTCAAGGTGCGCAACCGGTGCGGCCGTTCGCGGCGGCTCTCGGCGACTGGATTCGTCGAGTGGGTGCTGGGGGATGTGCGTTCCAAGACGGGGATGCACGTGAGCACCGAGATCGACCCTGATAGCGGCGCGATTCTGGCGAGCAACCCGTACAACACCGAATTCAGCAGGCGGGTGGCCTTCTTTAACGTGGATCATGCCACCAGAACGGTCAGCGCGGACCGGACCGAATTTATCGGCCGCAACAAAACCCTGGCCAGCCCCGCGGCCATGACCCGGTCCCACCTCTCCGGCAGAGTCGGGGCCGCGTTGGATCCCTGCGCGGCCATGCATGTTGTTTTTGATCTGGAGGACGGTGAAGACCGGGAGATCGTGTTCACCCTCGGCGCCGGGCAGGACGAATACGACGCCGCACGTCTCGCGCGGCGCTATCGGAACTCCGTTGCGGCACGCAAGGAGCTGGAATCGGTATGGCGATACTGGAATCACACCCTGGGCGCCGTCCAGGTGGAAACACCGGACAAATCCGTGGATCTTCTGGCCAATGGCTGGCTCCTGTACCAGACCATCGCCTGCCGGCTCTGGGGCCGCAGCGGCTTCTACCAGTCCGGGGGCGCGTTCGGCTTCCGTGACCAGTTGCAGGACTCCATGGCCCTGATCCATGCCGAGCCGGCTCTGGTGCGCGCGCATCTGCTTCGCTGCGCCGGACGCCAGTTTTCCGAAGGCGATGTTCAGCATTGGTGGCACCCGCCAACCGGCAGAGGGGTGCGCACCAAATGTTCCGACGACTATCTCTGGCTGCCCCTGGCCGCCTGCCGCTACGTCCAAAGCACCGGAGATACCGGAGTCCTGGGCGAAACGATCCGCTTCATCAATGGCCGTCAGCTGGGTCATCAAGAAGAATCCTACTATGATCTTCCGGTCAGGACCGAAGAGACGGCCAGCCTGTATGAGCATTGCGTGCGCGCGATCCAGAGAGGGCTCCGGTTCGGCGAGCACGGTCTGCCCCTGATCGGAACCGGCGACTGGAACGACGGCATGAACATGGTCGGCCACGAAGGCAAGGGGGAAAGCGTGTGGCTGGCGTTTTTCCTGTGCGAGGTGCTGAGCCGGTTCACCGGGATCGCGCGGCTGCGCGGCGACCTGGTCTTTGAGCGACAATGCCGAAACGAGGCTGCCCGGCTTGGCCAAAACATCGAGCGGCATGGTTGGGACGGAGCCTGGTATCTCCGGGCGTTTTTCGACGACGGCACCCCCATCGGCTCCGCTGAAAGTCCGGAATGCAGGATCGACTCCATAGCCCAAAGCTGGTCGGTCCTGTCCGGGATGGGCGACGAGGAGCGTTCGCGGGCAGCCATGGAAGCCGTGGACAAATATCTGGTTCGCCGCGATGACAACCTGATCCAGCTTTTGGACCCGCCTTTCGACAAATCCGCGTTGAACCCGGGGTATATCAAGGGCTACGTCCCAGGCGTGCGGGAAAACGGCGGACAGTACACCCACGCCGCGATCTGGACGACCATGGCCTTTGCCGCGCTGGGCGACAACCGCCGCGCCTGGGAACTGTTCGCCATGATCAACCCCATCAACCACGGGAATTCCGCCGAGGAAGTGAAAACGTACAAGGTCGAACCCTACGTGGTCGCGGCGGACGTTTACGGTGTCGAGCCGCACACGGGCCGGGGAGGATGGACGTGGTACACGGGATCGGCCGCCTGGATGTACCGCCTGATCATGGAATCCCTGCTGGGATTAAGGATGGAAGCGAACACATTGACCTTCGAACCCTGCCTCCCCGCGCAGTGGGACGCGTTCACGATCCGCTACCGCTTTCGGAAAACCAACTACCGGATCACGGTCAGACAGCAACGGGCCGACGAGGACGAAGCGGCCACCGTTACGGTGGACGGGGTGGTGCAACGGGAGTTGGCCGTGGCCCTTGTGGATGACGGCCACGATCACGTGGTGGAAGTGGTGCTGGCATGCCGTTGA
- a CDS encoding Thivi_2564 family membrane protein: MPLINLIIILVVVGVLLWLVNNYIPMDGKIKQILNIVVVIAVVIWLLSVFGVIGSLSGIRVGG, from the coding sequence ATGCCCTTAATAAATTTAATAATTATTCTGGTTGTCGTCGGCGTACTTCTCTGGCTGGTCAACAACTACATTCCAATGGACGGAAAAATTAAACAAATTCTGAATATCGTCGTGGTCATTGCTGTTGTAATCTGGTTGTTAAGTGTCTTCGGAGTAATTGGGTCTTTGTCAGGGATACGAGTCGGAGGTTGA
- a CDS encoding response regulator transcription factor, with the protein MTQKKTVLIVDDHPLYREGLKAIINRSPAFEVVGEAGDGKEGLQQAKALRPDLALVDISLPEKSGIDLVRDLKSVRPETRILVVSMHSKIDYITKAFQAGALGYMVKESAGEGLLKAMEAVANGEFFLDGSLSREVILKISKIPDGEAVVINGDYGSLTSREQEILRLLAEGQTAKEIANRLSISPKTVENHRVNIMRKLELRRPIDLIRYAVRIGLIDVDQWKD; encoded by the coding sequence ATGACTCAGAAAAAAACAGTGCTGATCGTTGATGATCACCCGCTCTACAGGGAAGGTCTGAAGGCAATTATCAATCGAAGCCCGGCATTCGAGGTGGTCGGGGAAGCCGGCGACGGGAAGGAGGGGCTTCAGCAAGCCAAGGCATTGCGGCCCGATCTTGCCCTGGTGGACATATCCCTGCCCGAAAAAAGCGGCATCGATCTGGTCCGGGACCTGAAAAGCGTTCGGCCCGAAACGCGGATACTGGTTGTCAGCATGCATTCCAAAATAGACTACATCACCAAGGCCTTCCAAGCCGGGGCCCTGGGGTACATGGTCAAGGAATCCGCCGGCGAGGGACTCCTGAAAGCAATGGAAGCCGTGGCCAACGGGGAATTTTTCCTGGACGGTTCGTTATCCCGTGAAGTGATCCTGAAAATCTCAAAAATTCCAGATGGGGAGGCGGTCGTCATCAATGGCGACTACGGGAGCCTGACCTCCCGCGAGCAGGAGATCCTGCGGCTGCTGGCGGAAGGGCAAACGGCCAAGGAAATAGCGAACCGGCTTTCCATCAGCCCGAAAACAGTCGAGAACCACCGCGTCAACATCATGCGCAAGCTCGAACTCCGGCGGCCCATCGACCTGATTCGCTACGCGGTCAGGATCGGGCTGATCGATGTGGACCAGTGGAAGGATTGA